A single region of the Vicia villosa cultivar HV-30 ecotype Madison, WI linkage group LG4, Vvil1.0, whole genome shotgun sequence genome encodes:
- the LOC131596211 gene encoding uncharacterized protein LOC131596211: MYNGIGLQTPRGSGTNGYIQSNKFFVKPRTSKVAENMKGFEADQGTAGVTRKANKEILEHDRKRQIQLKLVILEDKLIDQGYTESEIADKLEEARINLEAAADDNDGSSNLDKISDTQTHQIAARKEKQMETLKAALGIASPEDGELIADGNDEEAGNERGVSVPDTKHISEHSFLDRNFSRKKQPEEVLKEENIKKKSVKDIRHHGKGGTLKKKFKDDSSDSDSSTDDEKTGRRRKHSRVKNDSGDESDSDSDAQRKVKAKKKQKTSLHHKKGRVEDSDDTDFTSDTDDSNSARKGDKKPEKTSKKHDSGSDSDHHEGLHRHRTKEVKGHTKISKRHDSEEESDSDIEAEKHGRLDKQKMKRYGSTNEDSGRVGVRHSRQDKHVKRRSYSSSDDSSSDSDSGSSDSDHRYEKTKKGGFAAKRGGPKEEINDRGIAAEKGKSSANADGLDSLRKSYGRDFKEGPNSRSQAMAKGDKIDEDRDRETIKLAKHDGEGRKSESKSRIYQNDSQEKEGYSKSARLRGNDIETYEQRGRNYNKDVESQSVGRIDRYKDDYETRRKGKHDNDYKRNLDDHGEKRHGRNEDERTERKHLRDEDVSRDGKHKRGREVHRENKSLRDDEDDSRDGKHKRGREVDRENKSLRDDEDARGERKHGKDEDFPTGRKHLRDEDDHVKTNIRGIEDERAGRKSLRDDEDDSRDGKHKRGREVDRENKSLRDDEDGRGERKHGKDEDFPTGRKHLRDEDDHIKTNNRGIEDERAGRKTLKDGNDYEERKKLRDDGRHREAPNKRDRSGGIGERKNSRDEDGRGEKKSSRDGDDHRETKIRRIEDDRTERKTIRNEDDYGERKRRRDDDDDNVHGERRHYRRDADDEERRHYRRDDDDGERKHRRE; the protein is encoded by the exons ATGTATAACGGAATAGGTTTACAAACCCCAAGAGGTTCAGGTACCAATGGGTACATTCAGAGCAACAAGTTTTTCGTGAAACCTAGAACTTCTAAGGTTGCTGAGAACATGAAGGGGTTTGAAGCAGATCAGGGTACTGCTGGGGTTACCAGAAAGGCCAACAAAGAGATTCTCGAGCATGACCGCAAGCGTCAGATTCAGCTCAAGCTTGTTATCCTTGAAGACAAGCTGATTGATCAGGGTTATACTGAGTCTGAGATTGCCGACAAACTTGAGGAGGCTCGGATTAATTTGGAAGCTGCTGCTGATGACAATGATGGATCGTCCAATTTGGATAA GATTTCTGATACACAGACTCACCAAATTGCTGCCAGAAAGGAAAAACAGATGGAAACATTGAAAGCTGCTCTTGGCATAGCTTCACCTGAAGATGGTGAATTGATTGCTGACGGGAATGATGAGGAGGCTGGAAATGAAAGGGGTGTATCTGTTCCGGACACAAAACATATTTCTGAACATTCCTTTTTGGACAGAAATTTCAGTCGGAAGAAACAACCGGAAGAAGTTCTAAAAGAAGAAAATATTAAGAAAAAAAGTGTCAAAGACATAAGGCACCACGGGAAGGGTGGGACTCTCAAGAAAAAGTTCAAGGATGATTCATCTGATTCAGACAGCAGTACGGATGACGAGAAGACAGGTAGAAGAAGGAAGCACAGTAGAGTGAAAAACGACAGTGGTGATGAATCTGATTCTGATAGTGATGCTCAGAGGAAGGTCAAAGCTAAAAAGAAGCAGAAGACATCATTGCACCACAAGAAAGGCAGGGTGGAGGACAGTGATGACACTGATTTTACTTCTGATACTGATGACAGCAACAGTGCAAGAAAAGGTgataaaaaaccagaaaaaacaaGTAAGAAACATGATTCCGGTAGTGATTCTGATCATCATGAAGGCTTGCATAGACATAGGACTAAAGAAGTGAAGGGACATACAAAGATCAGCAAACGTCATGACTCTGAAGAGGAATCTGATTCTGATATTGAGGCAGAGAAACATGGTAGACTGGATAAGCAGAAAATGAAGAGGTATGGTTCTACTAATGAGGATTCTGGTAGAGTCGGTGTTAGGCATTCAAGACAAGACAAACATGTTAAAAGGCGGTCATACTCTTCCTCTGATGATAGTAGCAGTGACAGTGATTCAGGCAGCAGTGATAGTGATCACAGGtatgaaaaaactaaaaaaggTGGGTTTGCAGCAAAGAGAGGTGGGCCAAAGGAGGAAATAAATGACAGAGGTATTGCTGCTGAAAAAGGGAAAAGTAGTGCTAATGCTGATGGATTGGATTCTTTAAGAAAATCATATGGGAGAGATTTTAAAGAGGGTCCAAATTCTAGAAGTCAAGCAATGGCAAAGGGTGACAAGATTGATGAAGATAGAGATAGGGAGACTATCAAATTGGCTAAGCATGAtggagagggtaggaagtctgaGTCAAAATCTCGAATTTATCAAAATGATAGTCAAGAAAAAGAGGGCTATTCTAAGTCAGCTAGGCTCAGAGGCAATGATATTGAAACTTATGAGCAAAGAGGCAGAAATTATAACAAGGATGTTGAATCACAATCTGTTGGACGAATTGATCGGTATAAGGATGATTATGAAACAAGAAGGAAGGGAAAACATGATAATGATTATAAAAGGAATCTGGATGACCATGGAGAAAAAAGACATGGAAGAAATGAAGATGAGCGCACTGAAAGAAAGCACTTAAGGGATGAGGATGTTTCAAGAGATGGAAAACATAAGAGAGGCAGGGAAGTTCACCGAGAGAATAAGAGCTTaagagatgatgaagatgattcaagagatGGAAAACATAAGAGAGGCAGGGAAGTTGACCGAGAGAATAAGAGCTTAAGAGATGATGAAGATGCTCGTGGAGAGAGAAAACACGGAAAGGATGAAGATTTTCCTACAGGAAGAAAGCACTTGAGGGATGAGGATGATCATGTCAAAACAAATATTAGAGGGATTGAGGATGAACGTGCAGGAAGGAAGAGCTTaagagatgatgaagatgattcaagagatGGAAAACATAAGAGAGGCAGGGAAGTTGACCGAGAGAATAAGAGCTTAAGAGATGATGAAGATGGTCGTGGAGAGAGAAAACACGGAAAGGATGAAGATTTTCCTACAGGAAGAAAGCACTTGAGGGATGAGGATGATCACATCAAAACAAATAATAGAGGGATTGAGGATGAACGTGCAGGAAGAAAGACCTTGAAGGATGGGAATGATtatgaagaaagaaagaaattaaGGGATGATGGTCGTCATAGAGAAGCACCAAACAAAAGGGATAGGAGTGGTGGCATTGGAGAAAGAAAGAACTCAAGGGATGAGGATGGCCGTGGAGAGAAGAAGAGCTCTAGGGATGGGGATGATCATAGAGAAACAAAAATCAGAAGGATTGAGGATGATCGTACGGAAAGAAAGACCATAAGGAATGAAGATGATTATGGAGAAAGAAAGCGCAGaagggatgatgatgatgacaatgTGCATGGAGAAAGAAGGCATTATAGAAGGGACGCTGATGATGAAGAAAGAAGGCATTATAGGAGGGATGATGATGATGGAGAAAGAAAACACAGAAGGGAGTAG